One genomic window of Desmospora activa DSM 45169 includes the following:
- a CDS encoding vWA domain-containing protein — MLDRVRLSMVTLLCIALIGCNSPVNNAADNDESREKNFAKTQSIEDILTAKPGTFAGDKYNVKKIEQELKKHDKMNPDEAFALMLSYVAEDYRPFKKRLDAFDTEHRLSDQPDIAAGIDFVPEQLNVAILLDASGSMAGQVPGGVKMDLAKEAVNHFASNLPEGTNVSLRIYGHKGSNSEKDKAVSCDSNEVIYEAHTYDDRFQQVLDNVKPIGWTPLAAAIKSAKDDLSANSENARNLVYVVSDGEETCGGDPIKEAKHLNQSNIQAMVNIIGFDVDDKGQKELKEVAEAGGGVYETVDTGEDLQAWMENERLKIDAAWEQWKNDNYYSVAEQNSDKHFDLMELEDHFYEVLSREEGRFYKLAMMMEDMNLIEDNNKIDEWIESRGDELDQYISEYLNQLDQDIEKDDEKTTKELEEKAP, encoded by the coding sequence ATGCTCGATCGTGTAAGACTATCCATGGTGACTTTGTTATGCATCGCTTTAATTGGATGTAACTCGCCTGTAAATAATGCAGCTGATAACGATGAGAGCAGGGAAAAAAACTTCGCTAAAACACAATCGATTGAAGACATCCTAACAGCAAAACCAGGCACCTTCGCTGGAGACAAATACAATGTAAAAAAAATTGAACAAGAGCTTAAAAAACATGACAAAATGAACCCCGATGAAGCATTTGCGTTAATGCTATCCTATGTAGCGGAAGATTATCGACCGTTTAAAAAGAGATTGGATGCGTTTGATACCGAACACCGGCTGAGTGATCAACCGGATATTGCTGCAGGGATTGATTTTGTACCAGAACAACTGAATGTAGCCATCTTGTTGGATGCAAGTGGAAGTATGGCCGGGCAAGTTCCAGGTGGAGTAAAAATGGACTTAGCGAAGGAAGCGGTTAATCACTTTGCTTCTAACCTTCCAGAAGGAACCAATGTCTCCCTCCGTATTTACGGCCACAAAGGAAGTAACAGCGAAAAAGATAAAGCAGTGTCATGTGATAGCAATGAGGTTATCTACGAAGCTCATACATATGATGATCGTTTTCAACAAGTATTGGATAACGTAAAGCCCATAGGCTGGACTCCTCTGGCAGCCGCCATTAAAAGTGCCAAGGATGATCTAAGTGCTAATTCCGAAAACGCCCGCAATCTCGTTTATGTGGTGAGTGATGGAGAGGAAACTTGTGGTGGTGATCCGATCAAAGAAGCGAAGCATCTCAATCAATCGAATATACAGGCGATGGTCAATATCATTGGCTTTGATGTGGATGACAAAGGACAAAAAGAATTAAAGGAAGTAGCTGAAGCTGGTGGTGGCGTGTATGAAACCGTAGACACAGGCGAGGATTTGCAAGCATGGATGGAGAATGAGCGTTTAAAGATCGATGCGGCTTGGGAGCAGTGGAAAAACGATAATTATTATTCGGTTGCGGAACAAAACTCGGATAAGCATTTTGACTTAATGGAGTTAGAAGATCATTTTTATGAAGTGTTGTCCAGAGAAGAAGGTCGATTCTATAAACTAGCAATGATGATGGAAGATATGAATTTAATCGAGGATAATAATAAGATCGATGAATGGATTGAATCACGTGGAGACGAGCTCGATCAATACATCAGTGAATACTTGAATCAGTTGGATCAAGATATAGAAAAGGATGATGAGAAAACAACAAAAGAGCTTGAAGAGAAAGCTCCATAA
- a CDS encoding amidohydrolase, whose protein sequence is MERALFINGQVITLDSTRPTAEAVYIEWGRIRAVGETEELLLQFGRHDVPVVDWEGNVVTPGLVDNHLHLLAYGMERSLLDLSQVNSKEELLRCLREVVAKTPEGRWIRGIHWDQNRWKKPTLPTLAEIDAVTPFHPVLLTRTCHHVYLVNSTALRTAGIGQNEPDPSDGSFGRDDRGNFNGLVYENASQPFFAALPAATDADRKKWAQTGAQEALSLGLTAVHTEDLRTAESVDALESIFRGLVEVDIPLRSHHLIYHPYLEEIKERGWKTGDGDEWFRIGAMKLFADGSIGGRTALLSQPYADAPDTCGLSVHMPAELQRWVEHARQAGMTVAIHAIGDGGTEMVLDALEAFPLRQWVSAPNRDRLIHAQVLRRDLLQRLTQLPLALDIQPRFVASDFPWVMNRLGRERLDYAYAWKTLLETGLPCGGGSDAPIEPLNPLLGIHAAITRRAPEDAHEEGYLPQQKLTPLQALRLFTLGAAATAGEEGERGSISPGKWADFTVFDRDLLGPDPDEWLQAQVRMTVVNGRIGYRA, encoded by the coding sequence GTGGAACGGGCTTTATTCATCAATGGCCAGGTGATCACGTTAGACTCGACGCGTCCTACAGCGGAAGCGGTCTATATCGAGTGGGGACGTATCCGCGCAGTTGGGGAGACAGAGGAGTTGCTGCTTCAATTTGGACGCCATGATGTGCCGGTGGTGGATTGGGAAGGAAATGTGGTTACACCGGGATTGGTGGATAACCATCTGCATTTGCTGGCTTATGGGATGGAACGCTCTCTACTTGATTTATCCCAGGTGAACTCCAAAGAAGAATTGTTGCGGTGCTTGCGGGAAGTTGTGGCCAAAACGCCGGAGGGCCGATGGATTCGCGGGATTCATTGGGATCAGAACCGCTGGAAAAAGCCTACTCTTCCCACACTGGCAGAAATTGATGCCGTCACCCCTTTCCACCCTGTGTTGCTGACCCGGACGTGTCACCATGTGTATTTGGTCAATTCCACTGCTTTGCGAACGGCTGGGATTGGGCAGAATGAGCCGGACCCGAGTGATGGATCTTTTGGTCGCGATGACAGGGGCAATTTCAATGGATTGGTATATGAAAACGCATCACAGCCGTTTTTTGCAGCCTTACCTGCCGCGACAGACGCAGATCGAAAAAAATGGGCGCAAACGGGGGCGCAAGAAGCGCTCTCTCTTGGGCTGACTGCAGTCCATACGGAAGATTTGCGCACAGCGGAAAGCGTCGATGCGCTAGAATCGATTTTTCGAGGGTTGGTGGAGGTGGATATTCCTTTACGCAGCCATCATTTGATCTATCATCCTTATTTGGAAGAGATCAAAGAGCGAGGATGGAAAACGGGAGATGGCGATGAATGGTTTCGCATCGGGGCGATGAAGCTTTTTGCCGATGGCAGCATTGGCGGGCGCACTGCCCTATTGTCGCAACCCTATGCCGATGCACCTGACACCTGTGGCTTATCTGTCCATATGCCGGCCGAGTTACAGCGATGGGTAGAGCACGCCCGCCAGGCAGGGATGACCGTAGCCATACATGCCATCGGAGACGGTGGAACCGAGATGGTGCTCGACGCCTTGGAAGCATTTCCGTTGCGGCAGTGGGTATCCGCCCCCAACCGGGACCGGCTGATCCATGCTCAGGTGTTGCGACGAGACTTATTACAACGCTTGACGCAATTGCCGCTGGCGTTGGATATCCAACCGCGCTTTGTTGCCAGCGATTTCCCGTGGGTGATGAACCGACTGGGGCGTGAGCGACTGGATTACGCTTATGCGTGGAAGACGCTGTTGGAAACCGGCTTACCCTGTGGAGGAGGAAGCGATGCCCCAATTGAGCCGCTTAATCCGCTGCTCGGCATCCATGCTGCGATTACTCGGCGGGCACCGGAAGACGCTCACGAAGAAGGCTACCTGCCGCAACAGAAACTAACCCCTCTCCAAGCGTTGCGTCTATTCACTCTGGGTGCGGCAGCGACTGCGGGGGAGGAAGGGGAGCGCGGCTCCATCTCCCCAGGTAAATGGGCTGATTTTACCGTATTTGATCGGGATTTGTTGGGACCGGATCCGGATGAATGGTTACAGGCTCAGGTGAGAATGACCGTGGTAAACGGGCGGATTGGTTATCGGGCGTAA
- a CDS encoding YjiH family protein, translating into MPAPQPKKLVSLTWETAGWRRLLRFLLPSLLGVFLFLTPVYVSDKWNIPVGVMAETVQSWSAAWLPGIMTTVMVVAALGSILFRVFQPHWIARSAIMRPLFDLSWGWLTFRVVGAIFAAMTLWEWGPEAITSEVTGGTVLFALIPVLATWFLFASLFMPLLMEFGLMDFIGTVVHKVMRPLFRLPGRSSIDAVASWMGSGPVGVLITTKQYEKGYYTQREAAVIATNFSIASIAFSLVIATYIGVGAYFLPLYGTILLAGVVAAFICPRIPPLSWKPDIYYEPVGKQIDEEVPAGKSPLTWGMEQAKDQASRASIRGVLKASLANVLDIWLGLIPLVMGLGTLALIVAEFTPLFQWLSIPLIPLLTLLQVPEAEAAAPALIVGFVDMFLPAVIGAGIESELTRFVIAGMAVSQLIYLSEIGILLLKSKIPIRFWELAVIFLQRTLITLPLFVWVGHVLF; encoded by the coding sequence ATGCCTGCACCCCAGCCAAAAAAATTGGTTTCTCTAACTTGGGAGACAGCCGGTTGGAGGCGACTCTTACGTTTTCTTCTCCCCTCATTACTGGGGGTGTTCTTGTTTCTCACCCCTGTTTATGTATCTGATAAATGGAATATTCCGGTAGGAGTGATGGCCGAAACCGTTCAATCCTGGTCGGCGGCATGGCTCCCGGGTATCATGACCACAGTGATGGTAGTAGCTGCTCTTGGTAGTATTCTTTTTCGGGTGTTTCAGCCACATTGGATCGCACGATCAGCGATTATGCGCCCGCTGTTCGATCTTTCCTGGGGATGGTTGACTTTTCGTGTCGTTGGAGCGATATTTGCTGCCATGACATTGTGGGAATGGGGGCCAGAGGCGATTACATCCGAAGTGACGGGTGGTACGGTATTGTTTGCCTTGATTCCGGTATTGGCCACCTGGTTTTTGTTTGCTTCCTTGTTTATGCCTCTGTTGATGGAATTTGGGCTGATGGACTTTATTGGCACTGTTGTGCATAAGGTGATGCGGCCACTGTTTCGCTTGCCGGGCCGTTCATCCATCGACGCAGTCGCTTCTTGGATGGGGAGTGGTCCAGTAGGAGTGTTGATCACCACGAAGCAGTATGAAAAGGGATATTATACGCAGCGGGAAGCGGCGGTAATCGCCACCAACTTTTCCATCGCCTCCATTGCGTTTAGTTTGGTGATTGCCACCTATATCGGAGTAGGGGCTTATTTTCTTCCTTTGTACGGGACGATTCTCTTGGCGGGGGTGGTGGCGGCTTTTATCTGTCCGCGTATCCCTCCCCTCTCCTGGAAACCGGATATCTATTATGAGCCAGTGGGTAAACAGATTGACGAAGAAGTGCCCGCCGGAAAATCACCATTGACCTGGGGGATGGAACAGGCCAAAGATCAAGCCTCAAGGGCAAGCATTCGTGGTGTGTTAAAGGCCAGCTTGGCTAATGTGTTGGATATTTGGCTGGGGCTGATTCCATTGGTGATGGGGCTAGGTACGCTCGCTTTGATAGTGGCGGAATTTACACCGTTGTTCCAGTGGTTGAGCATACCTTTAATCCCGCTGTTGACCTTGTTACAAGTACCGGAAGCGGAGGCGGCTGCGCCCGCGTTGATCGTCGGTTTTGTCGATATGTTTTTACCCGCGGTGATCGGAGCGGGAATCGAAAGTGAATTGACGCGTTTTGTGATTGCGGGAATGGCTGTTTCCCAGTTGATCTATCTTTCTGAGATCGGGATATTGCTTTTAAAATCGAAGATTCCAATCCGTTTTTGGGAACTAGCCGTCATCTTTTTGCAACGGACACTGATTACCTTGCCACTGTTTGTATGGGTGGGACATGTGTTGTTTTGA
- the rlmD gene encoding 23S rRNA (uracil(1939)-C(5))-methyltransferase RlmD, whose product MKAKGNEEQMISDIQLQIGQMIRLPIRKMGINGEGVGYYRKQVVFVSGGIPGEYLLVKVTRVEKRHASAQIVKRLKSSSHRETPPCPVYLECGGCQTQHIQYAMQLRLKRELVDEAFSRYTDVDSLPLEETRGMERPWDYRNKAQLPLKEEKGRVKMGMYGAGSHRLVDLSGCLVQHPAINQTLEQVRKLLQETGIPIYDERTHRGSLRHVMARRAFATREIQVALISRTPTLPREKELIEGIRRLPDVASLVLNHNPRRTSLVMGEKTRLLWGKEKIEERLRSRIYALSAPSFFQLNPAQTEKLYDEVRRAAALTGAETVVDAYCGAGTIGLWLADAAARVIGMDTVPEAVADARYNARLNGIKHAEYHVGKAEELLPRWAEEGLKPDVVVVDPPRTGMDEGLLRYLTKKPVKRLVYVSCNPSTLAKDCNRLTRSGYRVERIVPFDLFPQTAHVETCTLLVHDSRN is encoded by the coding sequence TTGAAAGCGAAGGGAAACGAGGAACAGATGATTTCGGATATACAGCTACAGATTGGGCAGATGATTCGTCTGCCGATCCGTAAGATGGGGATCAATGGTGAAGGGGTTGGCTATTATCGAAAGCAGGTTGTATTTGTCTCCGGAGGCATTCCAGGGGAATATTTGCTGGTAAAAGTGACCCGGGTGGAGAAACGTCATGCCTCTGCGCAAATTGTCAAACGCTTAAAATCGTCTTCGCATCGAGAAACTCCTCCCTGTCCCGTCTATTTGGAATGCGGGGGTTGCCAAACGCAGCACATCCAATATGCGATGCAGTTGCGGTTGAAGCGGGAATTGGTGGATGAAGCGTTTTCCCGCTATACGGATGTCGACTCATTACCGCTGGAGGAGACGCGGGGGATGGAAAGGCCATGGGATTATCGCAATAAAGCACAATTGCCCCTCAAGGAAGAGAAGGGCCGAGTAAAGATGGGCATGTACGGTGCGGGGTCACACCGCCTCGTCGATCTAAGTGGATGCCTGGTGCAACATCCTGCGATCAACCAGACTTTGGAACAGGTGCGAAAGCTGTTGCAAGAGACGGGGATTCCGATCTACGATGAGCGGACCCATCGTGGCTCCCTTCGCCATGTGATGGCTCGTCGGGCTTTTGCCACTAGGGAGATCCAGGTAGCGTTGATCAGCCGTACACCTACGCTTCCCAGGGAGAAAGAGCTAATCGAAGGGATTCGACGATTACCCGATGTGGCCAGTCTTGTCCTCAATCACAACCCCCGGCGCACATCGCTGGTCATGGGTGAGAAAACGAGGTTGTTATGGGGCAAGGAAAAGATTGAAGAACGCTTGAGATCCCGTATATACGCCTTGTCCGCCCCCTCTTTTTTTCAGTTGAATCCGGCCCAGACGGAAAAGTTGTATGATGAAGTGCGACGGGCGGCCGCTTTAACCGGGGCGGAAACCGTGGTGGATGCTTATTGCGGTGCGGGTACCATCGGGTTATGGCTGGCCGACGCCGCCGCACGGGTGATCGGGATGGATACCGTCCCGGAAGCGGTGGCCGATGCCCGCTACAACGCTCGCCTCAATGGGATCAAGCATGCGGAATACCATGTGGGAAAAGCAGAGGAACTGCTCCCCCGCTGGGCAGAGGAAGGGCTGAAACCGGATGTGGTGGTTGTTGATCCTCCTCGCACTGGGATGGATGAAGGGCTGTTGCGTTATCTGACGAAGAAACCGGTAAAAAGGTTGGTGTACGTCTCTTGCAATCCCTCCACTCTGGCAAAAGATTGTAACCGCCTCACCCGTTCCGGTTACCGGGTGGAACGGATTGTACCCTTTGATCTATTTCCGCAGACCGCCCATGTGGAAACATGTACGCTGTTGGTGCATGATTCTCGCAATTGA
- a CDS encoding Asp23/Gls24 family envelope stress response protein, whose protein sequence is MSDYQPRGGLKFSTHVLETIAGIATMEVEGITAMSGGVVEGISERLGRKNLTKGVEVEAGEQEVAIDLRVIVEYGRNVPQVYENVIQNVSNAIQHMTGLRVVEVVMYVEGVSFPEEVSAAPPERGRVR, encoded by the coding sequence ATGTCAGATTACCAACCGAGAGGCGGTCTTAAATTTTCTACGCATGTCTTGGAAACAATCGCTGGGATCGCCACGATGGAAGTTGAGGGCATTACCGCGATGAGCGGTGGAGTAGTAGAGGGAATCAGCGAGCGACTCGGCCGCAAAAATCTCACCAAAGGGGTAGAGGTGGAAGCGGGAGAGCAGGAAGTGGCCATCGACCTGCGGGTGATTGTGGAATATGGTCGCAATGTTCCACAGGTTTATGAAAACGTGATTCAAAATGTCAGCAACGCCATCCAGCATATGACCGGATTGCGTGTAGTGGAAGTCGTCATGTATGTCGAAGGTGTCTCCTTCCCGGAAGAAGTTTCGGCAGCACCGCCTGAGCGAGGACGTGTACGATAA